A part of Miscanthus floridulus cultivar M001 chromosome 6, ASM1932011v1, whole genome shotgun sequence genomic DNA contains:
- the LOC136457629 gene encoding protein PGR-like, whose amino-acid sequence MDQGGGGGGSGSIWIRAAVAVAAGAAIAARAVRRKSVDSSAVFVGVPAMVAHTIAGYRFAGLLLVFFFTSSRVTRVGEARKRALDPEFKEGGQRNWKQVLSNSGIASILVVLIASVTGGTDRCLDSKESTLVTALIGGVIGHYACCNGDTWSSELGILSKAEPRIITTFKRVWKGTNGGVTIDGLLAAAAAGFSIGLAFVLIGLFTTQCASDVFWSQLLVIPLATAAGLCGSLIDSFLGATVQYSGFCSVRNKVVGVDGPTVTRISGMNILDNNGVNVVSVFLTTVLTAVACTYIF is encoded by the exons ATGGatcagggcggcggcggcggcggcagcggcagcatctGGATCCGTgcggcagtggcggtggcggcgggagcCGCCATCGCGGCGCGCGCCGTCCGGCGCAAGTCTGTCGACTCCAGTGCCGTGTTCGTCGGAGTCCCAGCCATGGTGGCTCATACCATCGCCGGCTACAG GTTCGCTGGGCTGCTACtggtgttcttcttcacgtcGTCGCGGGTGACAAGGGTCGGCGAGGCGAGGAAGCGTGCTCTTGATCCCGAGTTTAAGGAGGGCGGGCAGCGTAACTG GAAGCAAGTTTTGTCAAATAGTGGCATTGCAAGTATCTTGGTTGTTTTGATAGCATCAGTTACTGGAGGGACAGATAGGTGTTTGGATTCAAAAGAGTCAACCCTTGTAACTGCTCTTATTGGTGGTGTTATCGGACATTATGCTTGCTGCAATGGTGATACATGGTCTTCTGAGCTCGGCATTCTTAGTAAAGCTGAGCCACGAATTATCACAACATTCAAA AGAGTGTGGAAGGGTACGAATGGTGGTGTAACCATAGATGGGCTtctcgcagcagcagcagctggattCTCGATTGGGCTTGCGTTTGTGCTGATAGGATTATTCACCACTCAGTGTGCTTCTGATGTATTCTGGAGCCAGCTGCTAGTTATACCCTTGGCTACAGCTGCTGGCCTATGTGGAAGCCTGATCGATTCGTTCTTGGGTGCAACAGTCCAGTATAGCGGGTTCTGCAGTGTTCGCAACAAG GTGGTGGGAGTAGATGGTCCAACCGTAACGAGGATTTCAGGGATGAACATACTGGATAACAACGGGGTCAATGTAGTATCTGTGTTCTTGACAACTGTTCTTACTGCGGTGGCTTGCACATACATTTTCTGA